gggatttctttcagacAGAATTTCGcaaaaagtatatcagtcagcgattcattgatcagaaacACAAAGACTTTCTCGAGCTAAAGTAGGGTCGTATGACCGTATCTGATTATGAGCGCGAGTTTGTGAGACTCAGCCGATATGCCCAAGAATGTGTTGCGACCGAGACTACTATTTGTAAAAGATTCGAGGAAGGGCTGAATGAAGACATAAAATTACTTGTCGGCATACTCGAAATAAAAGAGTTCGCAGTACTCGTCGAATGAGCTTGCAAGGCTGAAAAACTCagcaaagagaaaaggaaaGCTGAGTTTGAAGCTAGTGATTTTCGTAAGAGATCAGCGAGTAAAACTTTTCAGATGGAAACAAAGAAGTTCAGAGATGTTAGTAGCCGATCTAAGGCTACTGCCGGGCTTTCTATACAAGAACGACCACCAATAAGTTCAAGAGCCACCTCAGTTGCTAGTGTTGGTAATACCCGACTGAATAAACCTGAGTGTCAGCAGTGTGGTAGGAGACATGTTGGTGAGTGTTGGGGCAAGTACAACAATCGAGTTTGCTATAAATGTGGATCGAaagatcattttattcgggaGTGCCCAGAGTTTGCGGATCGAAATTCGACTCAGAATACGAGATCGGGCAACACAGCAGCTCGGGGTAGACCACCTAGGAACAAGGGTAATGTGAGTGCCAGTCAGAGAGGTACTAAAGATACGGCTGTTAGATCCGAGGCTCGCGCACCTGCCAGAGCCTATGCCATTCGCGCACGTGAGGAGGCTTTATCCCCAGacgttattactggtactttcactctctatgatactaatgcTATTGCACTGATTGATCTTGGTtcgactcattcatatgtgtgtGAAACTTTAGAATtcagtaagactttgcctgttgagtctactgaatttgtgattagagtatcaaaccccctgggccggtgtgtgttggttgacaaagtgtgtaagaattgtccgttgatgattcgagatttgtGTTTtacggctgatttgatgttgttgccatttgacgagtttgatataattttgggtatggactggttgacttTCCACGATGCTGTGGTTAACTGCAAAAGGAAGACTATTGATTTAAGATGCCTGAATGAcgagattattcggattgaatctaatgatctgaatggtttatCGGCAGTGATATCCTCTATGTTGGCTCAGAAGTATctgagaaaaggttgtgaagcttatcttgcatatgttcttgatagtaaagtgatagaaaagaagattgaatcagtaCCTGTTGTATGTGAGTATCCAGATGTGTTCCCTGAAGAATTACCGGGTTTGCCACCGATtcgagaagttgagtttgggaTTGAATTAGTGCCGGGGACAACTCCGATTTCGATAGCTCCATACAGGATGGCacctacagaattaaaagagttgaaagcacagttacaagagttgacagatagaggtTTCGCACGACCGAGTTTTTCTCATTGGGGAGCACCAGTTCTATTTGAGAGAAAGAAAGAcggaacgatgagaatgtgcattgattatcggcaactcaataaggtgactataaagaataagtatccgttaccacggattgatgatttgttcgatcagttcAAAGGGGCTACTGTGTTCtcgaagatagatttgagatcaggttactatcagttgcgagttaaagactctgatgtgccaaagactacCTTCCGAACGAGGTACGaaaattatgagtttcttgttatgccttttggacttactaatgcacctgctgttttcatggatttgatgaatcggatctttAGACAGTATCTAGATCAGTTTGTAGTAgtattcatagatgatattctCATCTACTCCCGTGATGAGGCAGAGCATGTCGAACATTtgagacttgtgttacaaactttacgagataaacagttgtacgcaaaatttagtaaatatgatttttggttgCGTGAAGTCAGTTTCTTGGGCCATGTTATATCAGCATCaggtattcgggttgattcAAGCAAGATTTCggctatacttgattggaaacctccgagaaatgttTCAGAAGTTCGAAGTTTTCTGGGACTTGCCAGTTATTATAGACGGTTAGTAAAAGGATTCTCTATGATTGCGACCCCGATACAAAGCTACTATAGAAAGACGTTAAGTTTGAGTGGTAAAAAAAGTGCCAGAAAagtttcgatcagttgaaagctcTTTTGACAGAAGCTCCAGTATTAGTTCAGCtagaatcgggtaaagagtttgttatcaatagtgatgcatctttaaatggtttgggctgtgttttgatgcaagaaggcaaagttgtagcctatgccttgagacagttaaagccgcacgaaaagaactatccgaccACGATTTGGAATTGGTcgctattgtatttgcgttgaaaatatggcgccactatctgtttggcaaaaaatgtcatgtttattccgatcacaaaagcctgaattacttgatgactcagaaagatctaaatttgagacagcgccgatggttagaattgctaaaagattacgagcttgtgattgactatcatccgggaaaggctaatgttgttgctgatgccctaagtcaaaaatcactgtttgctttgcgtgcaatgaaCGCACATATGACTATATCTGATGATGGTGCGATAGTAGCTGAATTAGAAGCAAAACCGTTACttgttcaacagatttgtgaagtTCAGAAAGctgatgatgatttaattgtaaaacaagCTCACtgtgacttaaatgttgattcagagtttctagttgatgctgaggattgtttgagattcagaaacCGATTATGTGTTCCGAGAAATTCAAAGTTAATTCAGGTGATTTTGAATCAAGCTCATAATAGTTGATTTTCTGTTCATCCGGGtagtacgaaaatgtataacgatctgaaacaacactattggtggcatgatatgaaacgagacatttctgactttgtttcgaaatgtttaatttgtcagcaagttaaagtcGAGCATCAGGTACCATTTGAGTTGCTTTAgccgatcatgatacctgaatggaaatgggatcgagtcacgatggattttgtatc
The Gossypium raimondii isolate GPD5lz chromosome 8, ASM2569854v1, whole genome shotgun sequence DNA segment above includes these coding regions:
- the LOC128042990 gene encoding uncharacterized protein LOC128042990 → METKKFRDVSSRSKATAGLSIQERPPISSRATSVASVGNTRLNKPECQQCGRRHVGECWGKYNNRVCYKCGSKDHFIRECPEFADRNSTQNTRSGNTAARGRPPRNKGNVSASQRGTKDTAVRSEARAPARAYAIRAREEALSPDVITGTFTLYDTNAIALIDLGSTHSYVCETLEFSKTLPVDDILYVGSEVSEKRL